One genomic region from Macellibacteroides fermentans encodes:
- a CDS encoding DUF6599 family protein has protein sequence MKEKIGCLIAFFLIPLFLYAQQIKDVEVKRERVFTGEGLYGYMNGGADLYLEYGVYKLTARDLIYKGEEYMLEIYELPSPEDAFGIYSLHVFKCMRADTLGCIDCLSTYQLQRVSGNKYISLVFPTGSAVARNEADSLLRLFVSENEEKPAIPDILDIKEPLSGNLKFARGKLSASNVQSSLFNLLDGVKIKALWHLSGKATRENRALIYPEDKVNIKLIKSRIPDEDVLMTGENYIFIKCREEESPAQNSSPFGF, from the coding sequence ATGAAAGAGAAAATAGGTTGTCTGATAGCTTTTTTCTTGATCCCGTTGTTTTTATATGCTCAACAGATAAAAGATGTTGAGGTAAAAAGAGAGCGAGTTTTTACAGGTGAAGGATTGTACGGATACATGAATGGTGGTGCTGATCTTTATCTTGAATATGGTGTGTATAAACTTACTGCAAGGGATTTGATTTACAAAGGAGAGGAGTATATGCTTGAAATATATGAATTACCTTCTCCTGAGGATGCCTTTGGAATATATTCTCTACATGTTTTTAAATGTATGCGTGCTGACACGCTGGGGTGTATAGATTGTTTATCGACATATCAGCTGCAGCGGGTTTCCGGGAACAAATATATTTCGCTTGTATTCCCAACAGGTTCTGCAGTTGCTAGAAATGAAGCTGATTCTTTATTGCGTTTGTTTGTATCTGAGAATGAGGAGAAACCTGCTATTCCTGATATATTAGATATAAAAGAGCCATTATCGGGAAACCTTAAATTTGCAAGGGGAAAATTATCGGCATCCAATGTGCAATCATCTTTATTTAATTTGCTCGATGGCGTTAAGATAAAAGCTCTCTGGCATCTATCCGGTAAGGCAACACGGGAAAACCGTGCGTTGATTTATCCGGAAGATAAAGTCAATATTAAACTGATAAAAAGCAGGATTCCAGATGAAGATGTGCTAATGACAGGCGAGAATTATATTTTTATCAAATGTAGAGAAGAAGAGTCGCCGGCTCAAAATAGCTCTCCATTTGGCTTTTAA
- a CDS encoding nucleoside deaminase, whose protein sequence is MKEEFMRRAIALSVDNVKNGGGPFGAVIVKDNEIIATGVNRVTASCDPTAHAEVSAIRNASAKLGTFNLSGCEIYTSCEPCPMCLGAIYWARLDKIYYSNTKEDAKDIAFDDSFIYEEIALEPSDRKLPSESLLRNEAIKAFQAWASKDDKVSY, encoded by the coding sequence ATGAAAGAAGAATTTATGAGAAGGGCCATCGCCCTGTCGGTCGACAATGTAAAGAATGGAGGAGGTCCTTTTGGTGCGGTTATCGTAAAAGATAATGAAATCATTGCTACTGGAGTAAACCGGGTTACAGCCTCCTGTGATCCAACGGCTCATGCAGAAGTAAGCGCTATTCGTAATGCATCAGCAAAGTTGGGAACATTTAATTTAAGCGGTTGCGAAATTTATACTTCATGCGAACCTTGCCCCATGTGTCTCGGTGCTATCTATTGGGCCAGATTGGATAAGATTTATTATTCCAACACTAAAGAAGATGCAAAGGATATTGCTTTCGATGATTCGTTTATATATGAAGAAATTGCGCTGGAACCTTCGGATAGGAAATTACCTTCCGAATCTCTTCTTAGAAATGAGGCAATAAAGGCTTTTCAAGCATGGGCTTCAAAGGACGATAAGGTGTCTTATTAG
- a CDS encoding GNAT family N-acetyltransferase, protein MDLIFELGVTSDIDELELLYNNLNDYLSMHTNYPGWIKGIYPTRKNATEGIRSKTLFVARSEGKITGSIILNHQPEEAYDDADWLVETTYDNIYVIRTFVVHPNFMGKGIGNALLNYSIEFAKNSGIKTIRLDVYEKNIPAIKLYEKNGFIYTGTVDLGLGNYGLKWFRLYEKII, encoded by the coding sequence ATGGATCTAATATTTGAACTAGGCGTTACTTCCGATATAGACGAACTGGAACTGCTATATAATAACCTGAACGATTACTTATCGATGCACACCAATTATCCTGGATGGATTAAAGGTATATATCCTACGCGAAAGAATGCGACAGAAGGAATAAGGAGTAAGACTCTGTTCGTGGCTCGTTCTGAAGGTAAAATTACAGGATCTATAATTCTTAATCATCAACCTGAAGAAGCATACGATGATGCTGATTGGCTGGTTGAAACTACCTACGATAATATTTACGTGATACGTACATTCGTAGTACATCCCAATTTTATGGGAAAAGGAATAGGGAACGCATTACTCAACTACAGCATTGAATTTGCTAAAAATTCAGGCATAAAAACTATTCGACTAGACGTTTATGAAAAGAATATCCCTGCAATAAAGTTATACGAAAAAAACGGATTCATATACACTGGCACTGTCGACCTAGGACTTGGAAATTATGGATTAAAATGGTTCAGATTATATGAGAAAATAATCTGA
- a CDS encoding rhodanese-like domain-containing protein → MKGLFNKIFKLQDNVDYQSLLQEGAVVVDVRSKEEYMEGHIRNSLNIPLDVLNRNIAKLDKESVIITVCQSGIRSRSAANFLKEIGFSRVYNGGSWHNLR, encoded by the coding sequence ATGAAAGGACTTTTTAATAAAATATTTAAGTTACAAGATAATGTCGATTACCAATCTCTTCTTCAAGAAGGAGCTGTTGTGGTTGATGTGCGATCAAAAGAGGAATATATGGAAGGGCATATTCGAAACTCTTTGAATATTCCTCTTGATGTTTTAAATCGGAATATTGCTAAATTAGATAAAGAAAGTGTGATCATCACAGTTTGTCAAAGTGGGATTCGTAGTCGTAGTGCTGCAAATTTTCTAAAAGAAATCGGTTTCTCCCGGGTTTACAACGGAGGATCGTGGCATAATCTTCGTTAG
- a CDS encoding YgiQ family radical SAM protein translates to MNKYRLEDWLPTTKKEIEARGWDYVDVIFFSGDAYVDHPSFGPAVIGRTLEALGLRVAIVPQPNWRDDLRDFKKLGIPRLFFAVSAGAMDSMINHYTANKRLRSDDAYTPDKRAGMRPDYPSIVYTQILKKLYPDIPVVLGGIEASLRRLTHYDYWQDKLKPGILIESRADLLIYGMGEQPLRSLVNKLKRGVPFSDIKDIPQTAYLTSSEDVSAHILPGDINLFSHEECLLDKLKQAKNFKHIEEESNKMEASRIIQRVGNESIVVNPPFPPMTEAELDASFDLPYTRLPHPKYKGKTISAFDMIQFSVNLHRGCFGGCAFCTISAHQGKFIASRSKDSILKEIKIITGMPDFKGYLSDLGGPSANMYRMKGKDISICRKCKRPSCISPKVCKNLNADHTPMLELYKEVDSIPGIKKSFIGSGVRYDLLLNRYDDNALNDSANKYMRELIAHHVSGRLKVAPEHTSDEVLKQMRKPSFTQFGQFKKIFDRINKEEGLNQQLIPYFISSHPGCTEADMAELAAITKDLHFHLEQVQDFTPTPMTLATEMYYTGYHPYTLEKVYTAHTKEQKLAQRQFFFWYDKSYKNQITKTLQRLGRKDLISRLFGK, encoded by the coding sequence ATGAATAAATACAGACTGGAAGATTGGTTGCCTACTACTAAAAAAGAAATAGAGGCAAGAGGGTGGGATTACGTGGATGTAATTTTCTTTTCGGGAGATGCCTACGTTGATCATCCTTCTTTTGGCCCGGCTGTAATTGGCCGAACATTGGAAGCCCTGGGGTTGCGAGTTGCTATTGTACCACAACCTAATTGGCGTGATGATTTACGTGATTTTAAGAAGCTGGGAATTCCACGGCTATTTTTTGCAGTTAGTGCTGGTGCTATGGATTCGATGATAAATCATTATACAGCCAACAAACGTTTACGTAGTGACGATGCGTACACTCCTGATAAAAGAGCTGGAATGAGACCCGATTATCCAAGTATCGTTTATACACAAATATTAAAGAAGTTATATCCTGATATCCCGGTTGTATTGGGTGGCATAGAAGCTTCTTTGCGCCGCCTTACTCATTATGATTATTGGCAAGATAAGCTTAAACCAGGTATATTGATTGAGAGTAGGGCTGATTTACTTATTTATGGAATGGGAGAACAGCCATTAAGATCTCTTGTAAACAAATTAAAAAGAGGTGTTCCATTTTCCGATATAAAGGATATTCCACAGACGGCCTATTTAACTTCGTCGGAGGATGTATCTGCTCATATACTACCTGGAGATATAAATCTCTTTTCTCATGAAGAATGCTTGCTTGACAAACTGAAACAGGCTAAAAACTTCAAACATATTGAAGAAGAATCCAATAAGATGGAAGCATCCAGGATTATTCAGCGAGTTGGTAATGAATCAATAGTTGTGAATCCTCCTTTTCCTCCAATGACAGAGGCTGAGTTGGATGCCAGTTTTGATTTGCCATATACAAGACTTCCTCATCCTAAATATAAAGGAAAGACAATCTCTGCATTTGATATGATACAGTTTTCTGTAAACTTACACAGAGGTTGTTTTGGAGGTTGTGCCTTTTGTACTATTTCAGCACATCAAGGAAAATTTATTGCTTCCCGAAGTAAAGATTCCATTTTAAAAGAGATAAAGATTATTACAGGTATGCCCGATTTTAAAGGGTATCTAAGTGATTTAGGCGGTCCTTCGGCTAATATGTACCGAATGAAAGGAAAAGATATATCGATATGTAGGAAGTGTAAAAGACCGTCTTGTATTTCTCCTAAAGTGTGTAAAAATCTGAATGCTGATCATACACCAATGCTTGAGTTGTATAAAGAAGTTGACAGTATTCCGGGGATAAAGAAATCATTTATTGGAAGTGGAGTTAGATATGATTTGTTATTAAACAGGTATGATGATAATGCGTTGAATGATTCGGCTAATAAATATATGAGGGAGCTTATTGCTCATCATGTGTCCGGTCGTTTGAAAGTGGCGCCAGAACATACTTCAGATGAAGTACTAAAACAGATGCGTAAACCTTCATTTACCCAGTTTGGTCAGTTTAAGAAAATATTCGATCGTATAAATAAGGAAGAGGGATTAAATCAGCAATTGATTCCTTACTTTATTTCAAGTCACCCGGGATGTACTGAGGCGGATATGGCTGAGTTGGCTGCAATTACAAAAGATCTTCATTTTCATTTGGAACAGGTGCAGGATTTTACGCCGACACCAATGACGCTTGCTACTGAAATGTATTACACAGGCTATCATCCCTATACATTGGAGAAGGTTTATACAGCCCATACAAAAGAACAAAAATTAGCGCAAAGGCAATTTTTCTTCTGGTATGACAAGTCTTATAAAAATCAAATAACCAAGACATTACAACGTTTAGGAAGAAAAGATCTTATTTCCAGACTTTTTGGAAAATAG
- a CDS encoding RidA family protein, producing the protein MKKVISTSNAPAAIGPYSQAIQVGNMLFMSGQLGIDPSTGAFAEGGVTEQTIQSFKNMNAILTEAGYTMNDVVKTTVFLADMNDFAAMNTVYASQFEGAFPARSAVAVKTLPKNGLVEIEVIAVKE; encoded by the coding sequence ATGAAAAAAGTAATTTCAACATCTAACGCTCCTGCTGCAATTGGTCCGTACAGCCAGGCAATTCAGGTTGGGAATATGTTATTCATGTCTGGTCAGCTTGGTATTGATCCTTCAACCGGAGCTTTTGCCGAGGGTGGAGTAACCGAACAGACTATTCAGTCTTTCAAAAATATGAATGCTATTCTTACGGAAGCAGGCTATACGATGAATGATGTGGTTAAAACAACTGTTTTTCTTGCCGACATGAATGATTTTGCCGCAATGAATACCGTCTATGCATCTCAATTCGAAGGTGCCTTCCCTGCTCGTTCAGCTGTTGCCGTTAAAACATTACCCAAAAACGGATTAGTTGAAATTGAGGTTATTGCTGTAAAAGAATAA
- the rlmB gene encoding 23S rRNA (guanosine(2251)-2'-O)-methyltransferase RlmB: MKENEMIFGIRAVIEAILAEKEIDKILVKRDLQSDLSKELFDALKGREIAVQRVPAERLDRVTRKNHQGVIAFIPAISYQKLEDIIPFLYEQGKNPFIVLLDGVTDVRNFGAIARTCECAGVDAIVIPSKGSVTVNADAMKTSAGALHVLPVCKEKSITQAIKFLQESGVKVYAASEKAYENYTAVTYDGPVAIVMGAEDTGVSMDNLRMCDQMVKIPQFGTIGSLNVSVASSILVYEVVRQRMNEKH; this comes from the coding sequence ATGAAAGAAAATGAAATGATATTTGGCATCCGTGCCGTAATAGAAGCAATCCTGGCAGAAAAGGAAATAGACAAAATCCTTGTGAAAAGGGATTTACAAAGCGATCTATCTAAAGAGTTGTTTGACGCACTTAAAGGAAGAGAGATTGCTGTGCAACGTGTCCCAGCTGAACGCCTAGACCGTGTTACCCGTAAAAATCACCAGGGAGTAATTGCCTTTATTCCGGCAATCAGTTATCAGAAATTGGAAGACATCATTCCATTTCTTTACGAACAGGGTAAGAATCCATTCATTGTTCTACTTGATGGCGTTACAGATGTACGTAATTTTGGTGCTATTGCCAGAACATGTGAATGTGCAGGTGTTGATGCCATTGTTATTCCATCTAAAGGAAGTGTAACAGTAAATGCAGATGCAATGAAGACATCAGCTGGTGCACTGCATGTACTTCCGGTATGTAAAGAAAAAAGCATTACACAAGCTATTAAATTCTTGCAGGAATCAGGAGTCAAAGTTTATGCTGCCAGCGAAAAAGCTTATGAAAATTATACGGCTGTGACATACGACGGACCTGTAGCCATTGTTATGGGTGCTGAAGATACGGGTGTTTCTATGGATAACCTTAGAATGTGCGACCAAATGGTAAAGATTCCTCAATTTGGAACTATTGGTTCATTGAATGTATCCGTAGCATCTTCAATTCTTGTTTACGAGGTTGTTAGACAAAGAATGAACGAAAAACACTAA
- a CDS encoding DNA-3-methyladenine glycosylase family protein, whose product MQILEVAEGVILSRPDSFNMNQIITSGQCFRWDEIKTNVWKGVAFDTLLEIELLDDNSYLFKCTKETFYSLWYDYFDFERDYEQIKRSVSGDSFLEKAVVVGDGIRILRQDPFEMLITFIISQCSNIPKIKTNVNILCQKLGAYVEDKHGKDGYYLFPTPKALAENPELIASCGVGYRDKYIVNAARKVLTGELNLDHLRTVSREEAFDALISLYGVGRKVANCVLLFGLQHLDGFPIDLWIKKVLDKHYQGLFDTSRYNGYRGVIQQYMFYYGRTLGASYFE is encoded by the coding sequence ATGCAAATATTGGAGGTTGCTGAAGGTGTAATTTTATCTAGACCGGATAGCTTTAATATGAATCAGATTATTACTTCCGGACAATGTTTCCGTTGGGATGAAATTAAGACGAATGTTTGGAAGGGGGTTGCTTTCGATACATTGTTGGAAATAGAACTTCTGGATGATAATTCTTATTTATTTAAATGTACAAAGGAGACCTTTTATTCACTTTGGTATGATTATTTTGACTTTGAACGAGATTATGAACAAATAAAAAGGAGTGTTTCAGGAGATAGTTTTCTTGAGAAGGCAGTTGTCGTTGGAGATGGAATACGTATTCTTCGTCAGGATCCTTTTGAAATGCTTATTACATTTATAATTTCGCAATGCAGTAATATTCCTAAGATAAAAACAAATGTAAATATCTTATGTCAAAAATTAGGAGCTTATGTCGAGGATAAACATGGAAAAGATGGATATTATCTTTTCCCCACTCCAAAGGCCCTGGCCGAAAATCCGGAATTGATTGCTTCTTGCGGTGTAGGATATCGTGATAAATACATTGTTAATGCAGCACGCAAAGTGCTGACAGGCGAATTGAATCTTGACCATTTACGAACGGTTAGCAGAGAAGAGGCCTTTGATGCATTGATATCTTTATATGGGGTGGGGCGGAAAGTTGCCAATTGTGTGTTGTTGTTCGGGTTGCAACATCTTGACGGCTTTCCCATTGATTTATGGATAAAGAAAGTGCTCGATAAACATTATCAAGGTCTGTTCGATACATCCAGATACAATGGTTATAGAGGCGTAATTCAACAATATATGTTCTACTATGGCCGTACATTGGGAGCTTCTTATTTTGAGTAA
- a CDS encoding IS1182 family transposase: protein MTKLHFRPYISNQTLLFPSRIDEDIAEDDPVRVVNALVDNLDLNNIKALYKEYGRSPYHPQMMLKVIIYAYMNNVYSCRKIEKLLLRDIHYIWLAGYEKPDFITINRFRNRVKHEINQIFTQLVLLLAGKGYVSLDVEYIDGTKIESKANKYTFVWRKSVEKNRDKLLDKIRILLEQIDETIAQDKAAENQSVAFTPAAISDLARELKEALAEQPAARTREEKKARRAREKEIKELEKHGDKLAEYDQHLQTLGDRNSYSKSDPSATFMRMKEDAMNNGQTKPGYNLQIGTENQFITDFSLFPNPTDTLTLIPFLSSFSGRYNRLPGKAVADSGYGSEENYRFMEEHDIESFVKYNWFHKEQKRSFKNNPFLVDNLYYNAKDDYYVCPMGQHMTFVGKTHGRTASGYITESHRYRAARCEGCPLRTGCFKAKGNRSIEVNRRLVEYKRKAREKLISDEGLEHRSKRPIEPEAVFGQMKYNMAYRRFRHFGLDKVTMDFAFFAIAFNIKKMCAKAAKGISKGFYNRKITLKTAFYEVISDQNRIERKINPKWAA from the coding sequence ATGACAAAGTTACATTTTCGCCCGTATATATCCAACCAAACGCTTCTTTTTCCGAGCCGGATTGATGAAGATATTGCTGAAGATGACCCTGTCCGGGTAGTCAATGCCCTGGTTGACAATCTTGACCTTAATAATATTAAGGCTCTTTATAAAGAATATGGTCGTAGTCCCTATCATCCACAGATGATGCTCAAGGTGATTATCTACGCCTACATGAACAACGTTTATTCCTGTCGCAAGATTGAGAAGCTGCTTCTTCGCGACATCCATTATATCTGGCTTGCCGGGTATGAAAAACCAGACTTTATTACAATCAACCGTTTTCGTAATCGGGTAAAGCATGAGATTAACCAGATTTTCACCCAACTAGTGCTTCTTCTTGCCGGTAAAGGCTATGTGAGTCTGGATGTGGAATACATTGATGGGACAAAGATTGAATCCAAAGCCAACAAATATACCTTTGTCTGGCGCAAAAGCGTGGAGAAGAACCGGGACAAACTTCTCGATAAAATAAGAATCCTGCTTGAACAGATTGATGAAACGATCGCCCAGGATAAAGCAGCAGAGAATCAATCCGTGGCGTTTACTCCGGCAGCCATCTCCGATCTTGCCCGGGAGTTGAAGGAGGCGCTGGCAGAGCAACCCGCAGCCAGGACCAGGGAAGAAAAGAAAGCCCGTCGGGCAAGGGAGAAAGAGATAAAAGAGTTAGAGAAGCACGGCGATAAGCTTGCCGAATATGACCAGCATCTGCAAACACTCGGGGATCGTAATTCTTATTCCAAAAGTGATCCTTCAGCCACCTTTATGCGCATGAAAGAGGATGCGATGAACAACGGCCAGACCAAACCCGGCTACAACTTACAAATCGGGACAGAGAACCAATTCATCACCGACTTTTCCCTGTTCCCCAACCCTACAGACACATTAACCCTTATACCTTTCCTTAGCTCGTTTTCCGGACGTTACAACCGGCTTCCCGGCAAAGCCGTTGCCGACTCCGGTTATGGATCGGAGGAGAATTATCGTTTTATGGAAGAACATGATATAGAGTCTTTTGTAAAATACAACTGGTTCCACAAAGAGCAGAAGCGTTCGTTTAAGAATAATCCTTTTCTGGTGGATAATTTATATTATAATGCCAAAGATGATTACTATGTTTGCCCCATGGGGCAGCATATGACCTTTGTGGGTAAGACTCATGGAAGGACAGCTAGCGGATATATTACCGAATCACATCGCTACAGGGCAGCAAGATGCGAAGGATGCCCTCTTCGGACCGGATGCTTCAAAGCCAAGGGGAATCGCTCCATCGAAGTTAACCGCAGACTCGTGGAATATAAACGCAAAGCCCGTGAGAAGCTGATCTCGGATGAGGGACTTGAACACCGATCCAAACGACCTATAGAACCAGAAGCCGTTTTCGGACAAATGAAATACAATATGGCATACCGTCGATTCCGTCACTTCGGACTCGACAAAGTCACCATGGACTTTGCCTTCTTTGCCATAGCCTTCAACATAAAAAAGATGTGTGCAAAAGCAGCTAAAGGGATATCAAAGGGCTTTTATAACAGGAAAATTACTCTGAAAACAGCGTTTTATGAGGTGATAAGCGATCAAAATCGAATCGAAAGAAAAATCAATCCAAAATGGGCGGCTTGA
- the galK gene encoding galactokinase: MDIEHVRSRFKKHFNDEVGSVYASPGRINLIGEHTDYNGGFVFPGAIDKGMVAEIKVNGTDKVRAYSIDLKDYVEFGLNEEDAPKASWARYIFGVCREIIKRGGKIQGFDTAFAGDVPLGAGMSSSAALESTFAFALNDMFNLGIDKFELAKIGQATEHNYCGVNCGIMDQFASVFGKEGSLIRLDCRSLEYKYFPFKPVGYKLVLLDSVVKHELASSAYNKRRQSCETAAAAIRNNNHPEVEFLRDATMDMLKEVKDQISAEDYMRAEYVIEEVQRVLDVCDALERGDYETVGQKMYETHHGMSKLYEVSCEELDYLNDIAKKCGVTGSRVMGGGFGGCTINLVKDELHDAFIKEAFASYKEKFGHEPKLYEVVISDGARKLA, from the coding sequence ATGGATATTGAACACGTAAGAAGTCGTTTTAAAAAGCACTTCAATGATGAAGTCGGATCAGTTTATGCTTCTCCAGGTCGTATTAACCTGATTGGAGAACATACTGATTACAACGGAGGGTTTGTTTTTCCAGGAGCCATTGATAAAGGAATGGTTGCCGAAATCAAGGTAAACGGAACAGATAAAGTTCGGGCCTATTCGATCGACTTAAAAGACTATGTTGAGTTTGGTTTAAACGAAGAAGATGCTCCAAAAGCAAGTTGGGCAAGATATATTTTCGGTGTATGTCGTGAAATTATCAAACGTGGTGGTAAAATTCAAGGATTTGATACTGCTTTTGCAGGTGATGTTCCTCTGGGTGCCGGCATGTCTTCATCCGCTGCATTGGAAAGTACGTTTGCCTTTGCATTAAACGATATGTTTAATCTTGGTATTGACAAGTTTGAACTTGCTAAAATAGGTCAGGCAACAGAACACAACTATTGTGGTGTTAATTGTGGTATTATGGACCAGTTTGCATCTGTTTTTGGTAAAGAAGGAAGTTTAATCCGTCTGGATTGCCGTTCTTTGGAATACAAATACTTCCCATTCAAACCGGTAGGTTATAAATTGGTTTTACTTGACTCTGTAGTAAAACACGAATTAGCCTCTTCTGCTTACAACAAACGTCGTCAGTCATGCGAAACTGCTGCAGCAGCAATCCGTAATAACAACCATCCTGAAGTTGAGTTCTTGCGTGATGCAACTATGGACATGCTTAAGGAGGTGAAGGATCAGATTTCGGCAGAGGATTACATGCGTGCTGAATATGTAATTGAAGAAGTTCAACGTGTACTTGATGTTTGTGATGCTCTTGAGCGTGGTGATTACGAAACTGTAGGTCAGAAAATGTATGAAACACATCATGGGATGAGTAAACTTTACGAAGTAAGCTGTGAAGAACTCGACTATCTGAATGATATCGCTAAAAAATGTGGCGTTACAGGCTCTCGCGTAATGGGTGGAGGCTTTGGCGGTTGTACTATCAACCTTGTTAAAGACGAATTGCATGATGCATTCATTAAAGAGGCCTTTGCTTCGTACAAAGAGAAGTTTGGTCACGAACCAAAACTATATGAAGTTGTAATAAGCGATGGTGCAAGAAAACTTGCCTAA
- a CDS encoding MFS transporter has product MNTTQKKNYALPIAMMIALFFMISFVTGLQNPMALIVKSQFEASSFMSQLGNAANFIAYAFMGIPAGLLLEKIGYKKTALLAIIVGFTGVGIQFLSGFAESFTVYLIGAFVSGFSMCMLNTVVNPMLNTLGGGGNKGNQLIQVAGSVNSFGATIVPVLGGYLIGNAAQPTIKDANPALFLALGIFALAFIVLYFVSIPEPHMVKDKAKTKDSHSALSFRHFVLGAAAIFVYVGVEVGIPNILNLLMTASPENGGLGIETTIAGTIAGTYWFLMLIGRVAGASLAAKVSSKAMLAAASTVGLIFVLLGIFGPLETKVFMPVFQSDISFGLAEVPIGVMFLVLCGLCTSVMWGGIFNLAVEGLGKYTATASGIFMVLVCGGGILPLIQGAVADATSYLASFWVIFLGMAYLLYYALIGSKNVNKDIPVE; this is encoded by the coding sequence ATGAATACTACGCAGAAAAAAAATTATGCATTGCCAATCGCAATGATGATTGCTCTATTCTTCATGATTTCCTTTGTTACAGGACTTCAGAACCCGATGGCCCTGATTGTTAAGAGTCAGTTTGAAGCATCAAGCTTTATGTCTCAGTTGGGTAATGCCGCTAACTTTATCGCTTATGCGTTTATGGGTATTCCGGCAGGATTATTATTAGAAAAAATTGGTTATAAAAAAACAGCTTTATTAGCTATTATTGTAGGATTCACTGGTGTAGGTATTCAGTTTCTTTCAGGTTTTGCAGAAAGCTTTACTGTATATTTGATTGGTGCATTTGTTTCAGGCTTCTCAATGTGTATGTTGAATACAGTTGTTAACCCTATGTTGAACACTCTTGGTGGTGGTGGTAACAAAGGAAATCAGTTAATTCAGGTTGCTGGTTCTGTAAACTCTTTCGGAGCAACAATTGTTCCTGTACTTGGTGGTTACCTGATTGGTAATGCTGCACAACCTACAATTAAAGATGCCAATCCTGCATTATTCCTTGCTTTAGGTATTTTTGCTCTGGCATTTATCGTATTGTATTTTGTTAGCATTCCGGAACCTCACATGGTTAAAGACAAAGCTAAAACAAAAGATTCTCACAGTGCCCTTTCTTTCCGTCACTTTGTATTAGGTGCTGCTGCTATTTTCGTTTATGTTGGTGTTGAAGTAGGTATTCCTAACATCCTGAACTTATTGATGACTGCAAGTCCTGAAAATGGTGGTTTAGGTATCGAAACAACTATTGCAGGTACTATTGCCGGAACATATTGGTTCCTTATGTTGATTGGCCGTGTTGCTGGTGCCAGCCTTGCTGCAAAAGTTTCAAGTAAAGCAATGTTGGCTGCAGCATCTACAGTTGGTCTTATTTTCGTATTACTTGGAATCTTTGGACCTCTTGAAACAAAAGTATTCATGCCTGTATTCCAATCAGATATTTCATTTGGTTTAGCTGAAGTGCCCATCGGTGTAATGTTCCTTGTATTATGTGGTCTTTGTACTTCTGTAATGTGGGGTGGTATCTTCAACCTTGCAGTAGAAGGACTTGGTAAATATACAGCTACAGCATCTGGTATCTTCATGGTATTAGTTTGTGGTGGAGGTATCTTACCTTTGATTCAGGGAGCTGTAGCAGATGCAACAAGCTATTTGGCTAGCTTCTGGGTAATCTTCTTAGGTATGGCATATCTTCTTTACTATGCTCTTATCGGTTCTAAAAATGTTAACAAAGACATTCCTGTAGAATAA